One Vibrio tapetis subsp. tapetis DNA segment encodes these proteins:
- a CDS encoding TRAP transporter permease, with protein MSKDINEELQKFELPTRTSFPWVTKAITGFGVVLSLLHIWFNTFSTLPELWVSATHFAGFAVICSLWYPAHISLKESKIALAVDVGIAVAAIACLLYIPYAEDALYERGVKFIASDWFFAVLAIAIVIELIRRTMGWFIPILILVCLSYVVLWGQWASGIFHFPGLSLETLLYRSFYSSEGMFGSISRISWTFVFMFILFGAFLVRSGVGDYIINVARAAAGKVIGGPGFIAVIGSGLMGSVSGSSVANTVSTGVISIPLMQKAGFPSRFAAGVEAAASTGGQLMPPVMGAGAFIMASYTQIPYVDIIAVSFVPALIYFLSVGFFVRIEAKRSGVQKVTTSEESLSKVLLSGWNNLIPLAVLVTLLVQGFTPTYAAGISIVSVVVASWFSKDHKMGPKAIVEALSQGAKNMATTAVLLVGIGLVINVISTTGIGNTFSLMINGWANGNLFIMLVLIALASLILGMGLPVTAAYIVLGTLSAPALYKLLAESQLLELMTSGALPEQAKAIFMLAAPEKLDLLNAPMALETAKEMLALVPADFVETLLEQSLGLETIGLALLGAHLIIFWLSQDSNVTPPVCLTAFAAATIAKTPPMRTGLTAWKIAKGLYLVPLLIAYTGLVSWDVTEVLTVGFFAIIGTYAFIGAIEGYLESELNWILRIVLVALGISLVWADIPLIVRLASCVGFVAIFAYSSKQYNVQQEKKIKDKQHQDTLSAGKGAVQ; from the coding sequence ATGAGCAAGGACATCAATGAAGAACTGCAAAAATTTGAGTTGCCCACACGGACCAGCTTTCCATGGGTAACTAAGGCGATAACGGGCTTTGGTGTCGTGTTGTCTTTGCTGCATATTTGGTTTAATACATTTTCTACTTTGCCTGAATTATGGGTATCTGCGACTCACTTTGCCGGATTCGCGGTGATTTGTTCATTGTGGTACCCCGCACATATTTCTTTAAAAGAAAGCAAAATCGCCTTAGCGGTGGATGTGGGTATTGCCGTCGCTGCGATTGCGTGTTTGCTTTATATACCGTATGCGGAAGACGCTTTGTATGAGCGAGGCGTAAAATTTATTGCAAGTGATTGGTTCTTTGCGGTGTTAGCCATTGCAATAGTGATTGAGTTGATTCGCCGAACCATGGGTTGGTTCATTCCCATTCTTATCTTGGTTTGTTTGAGTTACGTCGTGTTATGGGGACAGTGGGCTTCGGGTATTTTTCATTTCCCTGGTTTGAGTCTAGAAACGCTACTGTACAGAAGTTTTTATTCCTCGGAAGGGATGTTTGGCTCGATTTCTCGTATCAGCTGGACATTCGTATTCATGTTCATCTTATTTGGTGCATTCTTGGTGCGCTCTGGGGTGGGCGATTACATCATCAATGTGGCGCGAGCGGCTGCGGGTAAAGTCATCGGGGGGCCGGGTTTCATCGCTGTTATTGGCTCGGGTCTGATGGGCTCTGTGTCTGGTTCAAGTGTCGCAAATACGGTATCAACTGGGGTGATCAGTATCCCTCTGATGCAAAAAGCAGGCTTTCCATCGCGTTTTGCCGCGGGCGTTGAAGCTGCGGCCTCGACCGGTGGGCAGTTAATGCCTCCTGTAATGGGCGCTGGCGCGTTTATTATGGCGTCTTATACACAAATTCCTTATGTTGACATTATCGCAGTTTCTTTTGTCCCGGCATTAATCTATTTCCTATCGGTTGGTTTCTTTGTACGTATCGAAGCCAAGCGAAGCGGCGTTCAGAAAGTGACGACCAGTGAAGAGTCATTGTCTAAAGTTCTCCTTTCAGGCTGGAATAACCTTATCCCATTAGCCGTACTCGTTACCTTACTCGTGCAAGGGTTTACGCCAACTTATGCGGCCGGTATTTCAATCGTTTCTGTCGTGGTGGCTTCTTGGTTTTCAAAAGACCACAAGATGGGGCCAAAAGCCATTGTAGAAGCCTTGTCTCAAGGCGCGAAAAACATGGCGACAACGGCAGTCCTATTGGTAGGTATAGGGCTGGTGATCAACGTAATTAGTACGACAGGAATTGGCAACACCTTCTCTTTAATGATCAATGGTTGGGCCAATGGGAACCTGTTTATCATGTTGGTGCTGATTGCGCTGGCGTCGTTAATTCTTGGTATGGGGCTCCCGGTTACAGCGGCCTACATTGTTCTTGGAACGCTGTCAGCTCCCGCGTTGTATAAATTATTGGCCGAAAGCCAACTGTTAGAGTTAATGACATCAGGTGCATTGCCAGAACAAGCCAAAGCTATCTTTATGCTTGCCGCTCCCGAGAAATTGGATCTGCTTAATGCACCCATGGCGCTAGAAACGGCAAAAGAAATGCTAGCACTGGTACCTGCGGACTTTGTTGAAACACTGCTGGAGCAAAGCTTAGGTTTAGAAACCATTGGTTTAGCCTTGTTAGGGGCTCATTTAATCATTTTTTGGTTATCTCAAGACAGTAACGTAACACCGCCAGTTTGTTTAACAGCGTTTGCTGCGGCGACGATAGCGAAAACCCCACCTATGCGTACTGGCCTAACGGCATGGAAAATTGCGAAAGGTCTATATTTAGTGCCGTTGTTAATCGCCTATACCGGATTGGTGAGCTGGGATGTGACGGAAGTGCTTACCGTTGGTTTCTTTGCAATTATTGGTACTTACGCGTTTATTGGCGCCATAGAAGGTTACTTAGAATCTGAACTAAATTGGATACTACGTATAGTACTGGTAGCCCTTGGAATCTCTCTTGTTTGGGCTGATATCCCGCTCATTGTGAGACTTGCTAGTTGTGTCGGGTTTGTTGCCATATTTGCTTATAGCAGTAAGCAATATAACGTACAGCAAGAAAAGAAGATAAAAGACAAACAGCATCAAGACACATTATCTGCTGGTAAAGGGGCGGTACAGTAA
- a CDS encoding thiol:disulfide interchange protein DsbA/DsbL, which produces MKKLLTLFTALMLSLSAQAAQFEEGTHYQVLSTQKATKPVVTEFFSFYCPHCYKFEGIIDNMTESLPENVKFQKIHVAFMGAKMAVPMAKAYATMVALDVEKKMVPVMFKQIHDLRKAPKNEAELRQIFVDHGVDGKKFDAAYKGFAVDSMQKRFDKQFEASTLTGVPGVLVNNKYIVKPDNITSLEEYNQLVNFLLKK; this is translated from the coding sequence ATGAAAAAACTACTGACTCTTTTTACCGCTCTTATGTTGAGCCTTTCAGCACAAGCCGCTCAATTTGAAGAAGGGACTCATTACCAAGTATTGAGCACTCAAAAAGCAACGAAGCCTGTGGTAACGGAGTTCTTCTCTTTCTATTGCCCACATTGCTACAAATTTGAGGGTATTATCGACAACATGACAGAGTCACTACCTGAGAACGTCAAGTTCCAAAAGATTCATGTGGCGTTCATGGGGGCAAAAATGGCCGTTCCAATGGCAAAAGCTTACGCCACCATGGTAGCTCTTGATGTCGAGAAAAAGATGGTGCCTGTTATGTTTAAACAGATCCACGACCTACGCAAAGCACCCAAAAATGAAGCCGAACTTCGCCAAATCTTTGTTGATCACGGTGTAGATGGTAAGAAATTTGATGCTGCTTACAAAGGATTTGCTGTTGATTCAATGCAGAAACGATTCGACAAGCAGTTTGAAGCAAGCACACTAACCGGTGTTCCTGGTGTACTGGTAAACAATAAGTACATTGTTAAGCCAGACAACATCACAAGCCTAGAAGAGTACAACCAATTGGTTAACTTTTTGCTGAAGAAGTAA
- the nirB gene encoding nitrite reductase large subunit NirB: protein MSKMKLVIIGNGMVGHRYIEDLVEKTDAETLDITVFCEEPRVAYDRVHLSSYFSHHTADELSLVKEGFYQKHGINVLIGERAININRERQTVYSSTGREIQYDKLILATGSFPFVPPIKGNESKDCFVYRTIEDLKAIEATAKKSKSGVVIGGGLLGLEAAGALKALGVTTHVVEFAPVLMAEQLDQQGGLQLRNKIERMGVQVHTSKNTLEIVAEGNEARNVMRFADGTELETDFIVFSAGIRPQDKLARQMGLGIAPRGGIEVNNHCQTTDENIYAIGECASWNRTFYGLVAPGYKMATVAVDHLVGNESEFEGADMSAKLKLLGVKVGSIGDANGRTPGCKSYVYQNEEDEVYKRIIVSEDGKQLLGAVMVGDTSDYGDLLQLKLNNIELPKHPDTLILPAHAGAEKPSLGADSLPESAVICSCFDVTKGKIAQAVADGHHTLGDIKAVTGAGTGCGGCIPLVTSVLNAELAKSGVEVKNDVCEHFAYSRQELFHLIRIEEIKTFDELLEKYGKGYGCEVCKPLAGSILASCWGEHILKPELVKLHDTNDNFLGNIQKDGTYSVIPRMAGGEVTPQALSVLADVAAEYNLYTKITGAQRIGLFGAQKDDLPAIWKKLIGAGYETGQAYAKALRMAKTCVGSTWCRYGVQDSVGLGVLIENRYKGIRTPHKMKFGVSGCTRECAEAQGKDLGIIATDAGWNMYVCGNGGMKPRHADLLATDLDQETLIKYIDRFMMFYIRTAAPLQRTSVWMDNLEGGVDYLREVIVDNKLGLNDQLEADVAALVGNFTCEWTNTINDEAQLTRFSHFINSDERDSNVQFVEAREQHRPATYTEKYPEAKGDILHVALTDTVAEV from the coding sequence ATGAGCAAGATGAAGTTAGTCATCATCGGTAATGGCATGGTAGGTCATCGCTATATCGAAGATCTGGTTGAAAAAACAGATGCCGAAACCTTGGACATCACTGTTTTTTGTGAGGAACCAAGAGTGGCGTACGACAGGGTTCACCTATCGTCTTACTTTTCTCATCACACCGCCGACGAACTTTCTCTTGTTAAAGAAGGGTTCTATCAAAAACACGGTATTAACGTATTAATTGGTGAGCGTGCCATTAATATCAACCGCGAACGCCAAACGGTTTATTCAAGTACTGGCCGCGAGATTCAATACGATAAACTGATTCTGGCTACAGGTTCATTCCCGTTCGTACCGCCAATTAAGGGCAACGAAAGCAAAGACTGCTTTGTATACCGTACCATTGAAGACCTTAAAGCGATTGAAGCAACTGCGAAGAAAAGTAAAAGCGGCGTCGTTATTGGTGGTGGTTTACTTGGTTTGGAAGCGGCTGGTGCACTAAAAGCATTAGGGGTAACAACCCACGTTGTTGAATTTGCCCCAGTGTTGATGGCAGAGCAACTTGATCAACAAGGCGGCCTTCAACTCCGTAACAAAATTGAGCGTATGGGCGTTCAAGTCCACACCAGTAAAAACACATTAGAAATTGTCGCAGAAGGAAACGAAGCACGTAACGTGATGCGTTTTGCCGACGGTACTGAGCTAGAAACTGACTTTATCGTATTCTCTGCAGGTATTCGCCCACAAGACAAACTGGCTCGTCAAATGGGCTTAGGTATTGCCCCTCGTGGTGGTATCGAGGTGAATAACCATTGTCAAACAACCGATGAAAACATCTACGCGATTGGCGAGTGTGCTTCATGGAACCGTACCTTCTACGGCTTGGTTGCTCCAGGTTATAAAATGGCAACGGTGGCTGTTGATCACTTAGTTGGTAACGAAAGCGAATTTGAAGGTGCAGACATGAGCGCGAAGCTGAAATTGCTTGGCGTTAAAGTAGGCAGCATCGGCGATGCAAATGGTCGTACTCCTGGTTGTAAGAGCTACGTTTACCAAAACGAAGAAGACGAAGTGTATAAGCGCATTATCGTTTCTGAAGACGGTAAACAATTGCTTGGTGCTGTAATGGTCGGTGACACCTCTGATTACGGCGACTTGCTACAGCTTAAGTTAAACAACATTGAACTACCAAAACACCCAGACACGTTGATCCTTCCTGCTCACGCTGGTGCAGAAAAACCATCATTAGGTGCAGACTCGCTTCCTGAAAGCGCGGTGATTTGTTCTTGTTTTGATGTCACTAAAGGCAAGATCGCTCAAGCGGTTGCTGACGGTCACCATACATTAGGTGACATCAAGGCAGTCACTGGTGCGGGTACAGGTTGTGGTGGTTGTATTCCACTGGTGACTTCGGTTCTTAACGCTGAACTAGCGAAATCGGGTGTAGAAGTGAAAAACGATGTGTGTGAGCACTTCGCTTATTCTCGCCAAGAGCTTTTCCACCTGATCCGCATTGAAGAAATCAAAACATTCGATGAGCTGTTAGAGAAATACGGTAAAGGTTACGGTTGTGAAGTGTGTAAACCACTTGCAGGTTCTATCTTAGCGTCTTGCTGGGGTGAGCACATCCTAAAACCTGAGTTGGTGAAGCTGCACGATACTAATGACAACTTCCTTGGGAACATTCAAAAAGACGGCACTTATTCAGTTATCCCACGTATGGCGGGTGGTGAAGTGACACCACAAGCGCTGAGTGTGCTAGCAGACGTAGCGGCTGAGTACAACTTATACACCAAGATCACGGGCGCACAGCGTATTGGTTTGTTTGGTGCTCAAAAAGACGATTTGCCAGCGATTTGGAAAAAACTGATTGGCGCAGGTTACGAGACGGGTCAAGCGTACGCGAAAGCGCTTCGTATGGCGAAAACCTGTGTAGGTTCTACTTGGTGTCGTTACGGTGTGCAAGATTCTGTTGGCCTTGGTGTGCTGATCGAAAACCGCTACAAAGGCATTCGTACCCCTCATAAGATGAAATTTGGTGTGTCAGGTTGTACTCGTGAGTGTGCGGAAGCGCAAGGTAAAGATCTTGGCATCATCGCAACTGATGCGGGTTGGAACATGTACGTATGTGGTAACGGTGGTATGAAGCCGCGTCACGCTGATTTATTAGCTACCGACCTAGACCAAGAAACGCTGATCAAATACATCGACCGTTTCATGATGTTCTACATCCGCACTGCAGCACCACTACAACGTACATCAGTATGGATGGATAACCTTGAAGGTGGCGTTGATTACCTGCGTGAAGTCATTGTTGATAACAAGTTAGGTCTTAATGATCAGCTTGAAGCAGATGTTGCCGCACTGGTTGGTAACTTCACTTGTGAGTGGACCAATACGATTAATGATGAAGCTCAGTTAACGCGCTTCTCGCATTTCATTAACTCGGATGAGCGTGATAGCAACGTACAGTTTGTTGAAGCTCGCGAGCAACATCGCCCAGCGACTTACACAGAAAAATATCCTGAAGCAAAAGGCGACATTCTTCATGTTGCTCTTACTGACACGGTAGCGGAGGTTTAA
- the nirD gene encoding nitrite reductase small subunit NirD has product MANGKAAFQSICDIANIVPGTGVCALFNGEQVAIFRPTDAEEVFAISNTDPFAQSNVLSRGLICQHKDELWVASPLKKQRFNLKTGQCMEDELFNVKAYKARVQKGTVELSV; this is encoded by the coding sequence ATGGCAAACGGTAAAGCAGCATTTCAATCAATTTGTGATATCGCAAACATCGTTCCTGGCACTGGAGTTTGCGCTTTGTTCAATGGTGAGCAAGTGGCTATCTTCCGCCCAACAGACGCTGAAGAAGTGTTTGCAATCAGCAATACCGACCCATTCGCACAGTCCAATGTGTTGTCGCGTGGTCTGATTTGCCAGCACAAAGACGAGCTTTGGGTTGCAAGCCCACTTAAGAAGCAACGCTTCAATTTGAAAACAGGCCAGTGCATGGAAGACGAGCTTTTTAATGTGAAAGCATACAAAGCTCGCGTTCAAAAAGGCACGGTAGAGTTAAGTGTTTGA
- the cobA gene encoding uroporphyrinogen-III C-methyltransferase: MTTDHTSCKRGFVSLVGAGPGDPDLLTMKGYRVLKNADVVVYDRLVSKEIIALANDNAELIYVGKKLDHHCVPQGQINQILVDKANEGKSVVRLKGGDSFIFGRGGEELETLAENNLSFEVVPGITAAAGATAYAGIPLTHRDHAQSVQFITGHLQKDGQDIQWSSLAQPNNTLVFYMGLKQSGHITEKLLENGLKSDMPCAIIQQGTTASQKVFTCTLAELAKTAQQAISPSLIVVGEVTKLHSKLDWFEANA; the protein is encoded by the coding sequence ATGACTACCGATCACACATCTTGTAAACGCGGTTTTGTTTCTCTTGTTGGTGCAGGACCGGGCGATCCTGATCTTTTGACGATGAAAGGATATCGCGTTCTTAAAAACGCCGATGTCGTGGTATACGACCGCTTAGTTTCGAAAGAGATTATTGCGCTCGCCAACGATAACGCAGAGTTGATTTATGTCGGTAAAAAACTTGACCATCACTGCGTGCCTCAAGGCCAGATCAATCAAATTTTGGTGGATAAGGCGAATGAAGGTAAAAGTGTGGTACGTCTTAAAGGCGGTGATTCGTTTATTTTTGGTCGAGGTGGGGAAGAGCTAGAAACCTTGGCTGAAAACAATCTGTCGTTTGAAGTTGTCCCGGGTATCACTGCTGCAGCAGGTGCAACGGCGTATGCTGGCATTCCACTGACTCATCGGGATCACGCTCAAAGTGTTCAGTTTATTACCGGGCATCTACAAAAAGATGGTCAAGATATTCAATGGTCTTCTTTGGCTCAGCCCAATAATACCTTGGTATTCTACATGGGCTTGAAACAATCTGGCCATATTACTGAGAAGCTACTCGAAAACGGCCTAAAATCAGACATGCCATGTGCCATTATTCAACAAGGTACAACGGCTTCTCAAAAAGTGTTTACTTGCACGCTTGCAGAGTTAGCGAAAACAGCACAACAAGCGATTAGCCCGTCTTTAATCGTGGTTGGTGAGGTGACTAAGCTGCACAGCAAACTGGATTGGTTCGAGGCGAACGCTTAA
- the lhgO gene encoding L-2-hydroxyglutarate oxidase produces the protein MDKVYDYIVVGGGIVGVSTAWQLKTRFPDKSILLVEKEDGFAKHQTGHNSGVIHAGVYYAPGSLKADFCKRGEEQTKAFCAEHGIAIENCGKLLVATSDLELERMQALYQRCSENGIEAELLNQAQLKLAEPNITGLGAILVESTSIVDYKLVTDKMAEQFTKLGGEVCLRTEVVAMTESASQIDVETRVDGQGMMLQTEFLVTCSGLMADRVTKMLGIDCDFQIIPYRGEYYRLNRKHNDVVNHLIYPIPDPDLPFLGVHLTRMIDGTVTVGPNAVQGWKREGYADINFSVKDTMQMLAYSGFWKVTAKNLKTGLIEWKNSLWKPGYLKLVNKYCPSIELIDLEPYPAGIRAQAVLSDGSLVHDFLFASSDRSLHVCNAPSPAATSAMPIGHYICDKIEESVRK, from the coding sequence ATGGACAAAGTGTATGACTATATTGTTGTTGGGGGTGGCATCGTCGGTGTGTCTACCGCTTGGCAACTGAAAACTCGATTTCCGGATAAATCGATCCTCTTAGTCGAGAAAGAAGATGGCTTCGCAAAACATCAAACCGGCCATAATAGTGGTGTAATCCACGCTGGAGTGTATTACGCACCGGGCAGTTTGAAAGCAGATTTCTGTAAGAGAGGAGAAGAGCAAACGAAGGCATTTTGCGCTGAGCATGGCATAGCGATAGAAAACTGCGGCAAGTTATTAGTCGCTACTTCGGATTTAGAACTCGAACGAATGCAGGCACTTTACCAACGATGCAGCGAAAATGGCATCGAAGCTGAATTGTTAAATCAAGCGCAATTGAAGTTGGCGGAACCAAATATTACGGGGCTAGGAGCCATCTTGGTTGAGTCGACCAGCATCGTTGATTATAAGCTGGTGACTGACAAAATGGCTGAGCAATTTACCAAACTTGGTGGCGAAGTGTGTTTGCGAACTGAAGTTGTCGCGATGACGGAATCGGCGTCTCAAATTGATGTTGAAACTCGTGTTGATGGCCAAGGGATGATGCTGCAAACTGAATTTTTAGTGACGTGCAGTGGCTTGATGGCTGATAGAGTCACCAAAATGCTCGGGATTGATTGTGATTTTCAAATCATTCCTTATCGCGGTGAGTATTATCGACTGAACCGAAAACACAATGATGTGGTCAACCATCTTATCTACCCCATCCCTGATCCGGACTTACCATTTTTGGGTGTGCATTTAACTCGAATGATAGATGGTACGGTAACCGTAGGACCAAATGCCGTTCAAGGGTGGAAGCGAGAAGGGTACGCAGATATTAATTTTAGCGTTAAAGATACGATGCAAATGTTGGCCTATTCTGGGTTTTGGAAAGTCACGGCTAAGAATCTAAAAACGGGCTTAATTGAGTGGAAAAACTCGCTATGGAAGCCAGGTTATTTGAAGCTAGTAAACAAATATTGCCCGAGCATAGAGCTGATCGATTTAGAGCCTTACCCCGCAGGGATAAGAGCCCAAGCGGTATTATCTGACGGTTCTTTGGTGCATGACTTCTTATTTGCAAGCAGCGACCGGAGTTTGCACGTATGCAATGCCCCATCTCCTGCAGCGACATCTGCGATGCCGATTGGGCATTATATATGCGACAAAATCGAAGAATCAGTTCGGAAATAA
- a CDS encoding formate/nitrite transporter family protein: protein MSALKPAEFVQTMIDVGEAKTKTSTRDLLIRGTMAGIILSLAVVVAITTIVQTGIGIVGALVFPVGFCILSLMGYDLVTGVFGLAPLAKFDNRPGITWGRILRCWGLVGLGNLIGSLIVAFLVAISLTNNFSIDPNAVAQKFIAVSTARTVGFENLGADGWITCFVRGIFCNLMVCLGVIGNMTARSVAGKIAAMWLPIFIFFALVFEHTVVNMFLFPLGMILGADFGIATWLNFNLIPTILGNIVGGLVFTCIPLYLTHAKTAPSLGNETADKSEPALRTQS from the coding sequence ATGTCTGCTTTAAAACCTGCTGAATTTGTTCAAACGATGATCGACGTTGGTGAAGCCAAAACCAAAACCAGTACTCGTGATCTACTGATCCGCGGAACAATGGCGGGTATCATTTTGTCGCTGGCGGTTGTTGTAGCAATCACGACGATTGTTCAAACTGGCATCGGCATTGTGGGCGCTCTTGTGTTCCCAGTTGGCTTTTGTATTCTTAGCCTAATGGGTTACGACTTAGTCACCGGTGTATTTGGTCTGGCGCCGTTGGCTAAATTTGATAACCGTCCGGGCATCACTTGGGGGCGTATTTTACGTTGTTGGGGTCTTGTTGGTCTGGGTAACCTTATTGGTTCTTTGATTGTGGCTTTCCTAGTCGCTATTTCGTTGACGAACAACTTCTCTATTGATCCAAATGCAGTGGCACAAAAGTTCATTGCGGTTTCGACTGCTCGTACTGTGGGTTTTGAAAATCTGGGCGCTGATGGCTGGATCACTTGTTTTGTTCGCGGTATTTTCTGTAACTTGATGGTATGTCTTGGTGTTATCGGTAATATGACGGCACGTTCAGTCGCTGGCAAAATTGCAGCAATGTGGCTACCAATCTTCATCTTCTTCGCCTTGGTATTTGAGCACACAGTAGTAAACATGTTCCTATTCCCATTGGGCATGATTTTGGGTGCGGATTTTGGCATCGCGACTTGGTTGAACTTCAACCTTATCCCAACCATTCTAGGTAACATCGTGGGTGGTTTGGTGTTTACTTGTATTCCTCTTTACCTAACGCATGCAAAAACAGCACCGTCACTAGGTAACGAAACAGCAGATAAATCTGAGCCAGCACTGCGCACTCAGTCTTAA
- a CDS encoding TAXI family TRAP transporter solute-binding subunit, with amino-acid sequence MKMNKLVTTLAVAIASFGLAANVSAAEQRSYILATASTGGTYYPVGVALATLSKIKLTQKHHFSLSAISSAGSGENVKLLNENEAQFAILQGLYGAWAWGGEGPYTKSGRQEKIRSVSMLWQNVEHLIVRSEYAKTGTVSDLTNLNGEKFSIGKKNSGTENSGRQIMKGLSIDPDKFSLAYMGYGGSASALQNGTIDGMNTPAGVPVGAVTQAFAALGKDIQILSFTDEQIKQANGSYSLWTKYEIPANTYPGVDEPITTIAQPNFLAVREDISDEDVYQLTKAIYDNLTFLQGIHKATKAMALEKAIAGLPVPLHPGAARFYKEMGISIPDSLVAM; translated from the coding sequence ATGAAAATGAACAAATTGGTGACAACCTTAGCAGTGGCAATAGCCTCATTTGGTCTGGCAGCAAACGTGTCAGCGGCTGAGCAAAGAAGCTACATTTTGGCCACGGCATCAACCGGTGGAACCTATTACCCTGTTGGCGTTGCTCTTGCAACGTTGAGTAAAATCAAGCTGACTCAAAAACATCACTTCTCACTTTCTGCCATTAGCTCTGCAGGGTCAGGTGAAAACGTAAAACTCTTGAATGAAAACGAAGCACAGTTTGCCATTCTACAAGGATTGTATGGTGCTTGGGCTTGGGGCGGAGAGGGGCCGTATACTAAGTCGGGTCGTCAAGAGAAAATACGCTCAGTTTCGATGCTATGGCAAAACGTAGAACACTTAATTGTTCGTTCAGAATACGCAAAAACGGGTACGGTAAGCGACTTAACTAACCTTAATGGTGAAAAGTTTTCTATCGGTAAGAAAAACTCCGGTACAGAAAACTCAGGCCGCCAGATCATGAAAGGCTTGTCGATTGACCCAGACAAATTCAGCTTAGCGTACATGGGCTATGGTGGTAGCGCGAGTGCGCTTCAAAATGGCACCATCGATGGCATGAATACACCAGCGGGTGTGCCGGTTGGTGCGGTAACTCAAGCGTTTGCTGCCTTAGGTAAAGACATCCAAATATTGTCCTTTACTGACGAGCAGATCAAGCAGGCTAACGGTAGCTATAGCTTGTGGACCAAATACGAAATTCCTGCAAATACCTACCCTGGTGTTGATGAGCCAATCACCACAATCGCCCAACCCAACTTTCTTGCCGTTCGTGAAGATATCTCTGACGAAGACGTATATCAGTTAACCAAAGCGATTTACGACAACCTAACGTTCTTGCAAGGTATCCATAAAGCGACCAAAGCAATGGCACTAGAGAAAGCGATTGCTGGCTTACCGGTTCCGTTGCACCCAGGTGCGGCACGTTTCTACAAAGAAATGGGTATTTCAATTCCTGACTCATTAGTTGCTATGTAA